Within the Helicoverpa armigera isolate CAAS_96S chromosome 24, ASM3070526v1, whole genome shotgun sequence genome, the region GCCAAGGAGCAAGAACAGGCGGCCCGTGCTTTCAAACCACCTGTCGCGGCTCCACAACCAGCCCCGGCTCCACAACCAGCCCCGGCGGAAGCTGAACCAGAAGTGAGACCTGGAGCAGATGATTTGCCACACCTGCCGGAGCTCAGACCTGGCTCAGATGGCAAAGTAGACTGGACTCCACTTGGAGCCCTTACTGGAACGAGGCCCAGTGTTAACAAGTATTCTTTAAGCAGATACTCCCTCAGCGAGTGGAGAAAACATAACGATGATGTTCTCAACCCTGACGTAATAAATGAGTCTAATATCGTAGACTATAATGCTAAGACTTCCATTATGCAAGCATTTGGAACTATTGATAAACAGCAActagaaaacaataaaagattGAAACAGAAAGCAAGAGATATATTCCGATGGAAAATTGAGGTTGAGAGAGCTTGCAAAGCCATTACCGAAGAGGTTGAGTTACTGGAAATTGATAGACAGCGGCTAAAGGGTGCTTCTAGAGTTTTGATGCTACCTGAATCAATCTCGAGAGAATGTTTAGACCTCCGGTCGAATCGATTTGAACCTGATTTAGTGGCTGATATTGCAGAGCAAGAGCTTATTAAAGAAATGAATCTAGTGAGTGAAGTCAGAgccacaataaaaaataccctTGCCACTATAGAAGAACAAATGGCAATCAATAAAGCGGCAAAACATAGGATAGAATACGATTGGTGTGATAAAACTATGGCTTATAATACAGAAGCTATTAATTTAAGTCTTAGTACGAAATCGAACACGTTAATGTTTAGACCTGGCTCGACGAGGTTTGGTGACTTCAGTGCTCCATTAGAATACTGGGAGTATTTTTGTCGAGAGAATGTGCTTAATTGCGAAACAGCTCGACAGAAATCAGCTGACTTAAGAGGCAGCTTGAACGCCATTTTGATAAATAACGGTAGGAAACTTCGCACTCAAGCGGACAGAACTGACATGGCTCTAGCTGAAACCGTGGCTATTACATCTGAACTCTGCACAAGACTGGAGGAAAACCTACGTACCACGCTCCAACGAACAGCTGACATGGAAGCTTTAATTGCAGATCTTCAGGActctattaaaaaaatggaCGCGGCTATGAAACTAGCTCAAACTAGGCTTGACAATAGAAATAATTGGAGGCCACACGGAGAGAGCGTTAGGGATCAGCCACATTTAGGTTTGATTGAAGAAGTCAAGAAGATCCAT harbors:
- the LOC110381514 gene encoding tektin-4, coding for MLAPLTTFPEEDRCPTKQEIKAFAKALVTPEKALEKIREAKEQEQAARAFKPPVAAPQPAPAPQPAPAEAEPEVRPGADDLPHLPELRPGSDGKVDWTPLGALTGTRPSVNKYSLSRYSLSEWRKHNDDVLNPDVINESNIVDYNAKTSIMQAFGTIDKQQLENNKRLKQKARDIFRWKIEVERACKAITEEVELLEIDRQRLKGASRVLMLPESISRECLDLRSNRFEPDLVADIAEQELIKEMNLVSEVRATIKNTLATIEEQMAINKAAKHRIEYDWCDKTMAYNTEAINLSLSTKSNTLMFRPGSTRFGDFSAPLEYWEYFCRENVLNCETARQKSADLRGSLNAILINNGRKLRTQADRTDMALAETVAITSELCTRLEENLRTTLQRTADMEALIADLQDSIKKMDAAMKLAQTRLDNRNNWRPHGESVRDQPHLGLIEEVKKIHETVTSLLGQLRNAERLRTDLMQKRVELEKAIAAKRKTLNIDRDRCGMVRSHYPSASELAGF